A DNA window from Bradyrhizobium barranii subsp. barranii contains the following coding sequences:
- a CDS encoding MaoC family dehydratase, whose protein sequence is MNEVWKKPPISLEAYQAMVGKEIGVSSWHLVDQPRIDTYADVIEDHQFIHVDPERAKKETAFGTTIAHGFLTMSLLSIMSYEVTPVIAGTTMGVNYGFDKLRFISPVRSGKRVRGRFVLAEAKLRKPNELQSRTNVTVEIEGEDKPALVADWLGLIYFA, encoded by the coding sequence GTGAACGAAGTCTGGAAGAAGCCGCCGATTTCCCTCGAAGCCTATCAGGCCATGGTCGGCAAGGAGATCGGCGTGTCGTCGTGGCACCTGGTCGATCAGCCCCGCATCGACACCTATGCCGACGTGATCGAGGATCACCAGTTCATCCATGTCGATCCGGAGCGCGCGAAGAAAGAGACCGCCTTCGGCACCACCATCGCTCACGGCTTCCTGACGATGTCGCTGCTGTCGATCATGTCCTATGAGGTGACGCCGGTGATCGCCGGCACCACGATGGGCGTCAATTACGGCTTCGACAAGCTGCGCTTCATCTCGCCGGTGCGCTCGGGCAAGCGCGTCCGCGGCCGTTTCGTGCTGGCGGAAGCCAAGCTGCGCAAGCCCAACGAGTTGCAGTCCCGCACCAACGTCACGGTGGAGATCGAGGGCGAGGACAAGCCGGCGCTGGTCGCCGACTGGCTCGGGTTGATCTATTTCGCGTAG
- a CDS encoding ABC-F family ATP-binding cassette domain-containing protein yields the protein MAPPLIQLKDIKLTFGGTPLLSGVELNVAPGERVCLIGRNGSGKSTLLKIAAGLVEPDGGTRFVQPGATVRYLPQEPDFGDHKTTLAYVEAGLAPGDDPYQARYLVEQLGLTGNENPANVSGGEARRAALARVLAPSPDILLLDEPTNHLDLSTIEWLEKELDSRRGALVIISHDRRFLTNLSRSTAWLDRGKIKQIDRGFASFESWRDEVLAEEERDQHKLDRKIVDEEHWLRHGVSGRRKRNVKRLGNLHALRDQRRNYRGTAGTASLAASEAEQSGKLVIEAKGVTKAFGDRVIVDNFSTRIQRGDRLGIVGPNGAGKTTLVNLLTGGAEPDAGIVRLGANLETATLDQHRESLDPKSTLAEALTGGRGDQIMVGGKPKHVVGYMKDFLFAQEQRGTPVEVLSGGERGRLMLARALAKPSNLLVLDEPTNDLDLETLDVLEDMLGDYEGTVILISHDRDFLDRVVTSVIAPEGNGKWTEYAGGYSDMLAQRGADLKRDTTKAQAPAEKKEERLAAPPATAKRRLSFNEKHALETLPKKIETLHADIAKLQRFLDDPNLYTKDRKKFDETSAAIAKAHDELSAAEERWLELEMLREEIEQA from the coding sequence ATGGCGCCGCCCCTGATCCAACTCAAAGACATCAAGCTCACCTTTGGCGGCACGCCGCTGCTGAGCGGCGTCGAGCTCAACGTCGCGCCGGGCGAGCGCGTCTGCCTGATCGGCCGCAACGGCTCGGGCAAGTCGACGCTGCTGAAGATCGCAGCCGGCCTCGTCGAGCCCGACGGCGGCACGCGCTTCGTGCAGCCGGGCGCGACCGTTCGCTATCTGCCGCAGGAGCCGGATTTCGGCGACCACAAGACCACGCTCGCCTATGTCGAGGCGGGCCTCGCGCCCGGCGACGACCCGTACCAGGCACGCTACCTCGTGGAGCAGCTCGGGCTTACCGGCAACGAGAACCCGGCCAACGTCTCTGGCGGCGAGGCCCGCCGTGCCGCGCTGGCTCGCGTGCTGGCGCCCTCGCCCGACATATTGCTGCTGGACGAGCCGACCAACCATCTGGACCTCTCCACCATCGAATGGCTGGAAAAGGAGCTCGACAGCCGCCGCGGCGCGCTGGTGATCATCAGCCATGACCGCCGTTTCCTCACCAATCTCTCGCGCTCGACCGCATGGCTCGACCGCGGCAAGATCAAGCAGATCGATCGTGGCTTCGCCTCGTTCGAGAGCTGGCGCGACGAGGTGCTGGCCGAGGAAGAGCGCGACCAGCACAAGCTCGACCGCAAGATCGTCGACGAGGAGCACTGGCTGCGCCACGGCGTCTCCGGCCGCCGCAAGCGCAACGTCAAGCGGCTCGGCAACCTGCACGCACTGCGCGACCAGCGGCGCAATTATCGCGGCACGGCCGGCACCGCCAGTCTCGCCGCATCCGAAGCGGAGCAATCCGGCAAGCTCGTGATCGAGGCCAAGGGCGTCACCAAGGCCTTCGGCGACCGCGTGATCGTCGACAATTTCTCGACCCGCATCCAGCGCGGCGACCGGCTCGGCATCGTCGGACCGAACGGCGCCGGCAAGACCACGCTGGTCAACCTGCTCACCGGCGGCGCGGAGCCCGATGCCGGCATCGTGCGGCTCGGCGCCAATCTTGAGACGGCCACGCTCGACCAGCACCGCGAAAGCCTCGATCCCAAGTCGACGCTGGCCGAGGCGCTAACCGGCGGCCGTGGCGACCAGATCATGGTCGGCGGCAAACCGAAGCATGTGGTCGGCTACATGAAGGACTTCCTGTTCGCCCAGGAGCAGCGCGGCACGCCTGTCGAGGTGCTCTCGGGCGGTGAGCGCGGCCGGCTGATGCTGGCCCGCGCGCTGGCAAAACCCTCGAACCTGCTGGTGCTGGACGAACCGACCAACGATCTCGACCTTGAAACCCTCGACGTGCTCGAGGACATGCTCGGCGACTACGAGGGCACAGTGATCCTGATCAGCCACGACCGCGACTTCCTCGACCGCGTCGTCACGTCCGTGATCGCCCCCGAAGGCAACGGCAAGTGGACCGAATATGCCGGCGGCTACAGCGACATGCTGGCGCAGCGCGGTGCCGATCTCAAGCGCGACACGACGAAGGCGCAAGCCCCCGCGGAGAAGAAAGAGGAGCGGCTGGCTGCTCCGCCCGCCACGGCAAAACGTCGGTTGAGCTTCAACGAGAAGCACGCGCTGGAAACGTTGCCGAAGAAGATCGAGACCCTGCACGCCGACATTGCCAAGCTGCAGCGCTTCCTCGATGATCCCAATCTCTACACCAAAGACCGCAAGAAATTCGACGAGACCTCCGCCGCCATCGCCAAGGCGCATGACGAATTGTCTGCCGCCGAAGAGCGCTGGCTCGAACTGGAAATGCTCCGCGAAGAAATCGAGCAAGCGTAA
- a CDS encoding AMP-binding protein — protein MTTFQDARAFLLKHRTDYETAVKDFRWPDPVPFNWALDWFDELAKDADTKDRPALWIVDAAQDKQTKLSFAALSQRSNQVANFLRAQGLKRGDHLLLLLGNVVPLWETMLAAMKLGVVVIPATTLLTADELRDRLDRGKAKAVVAAQDQVAKFASLGAENVVRIVVGAASDDWLAYDEAAEASESFTAEGPTNADDPMLLYFTSGTTAKPKLVLHSQRSYPVGHLSTMYWIGLKPGDVHLNISSPGWAKHAWSCFFAPWNAGATVFVVNQPRFDAKGLLATIGRCGVTTLCAPPTVWRLFIQENLAAFKVSLREVCGAGEPLNPEVIDQVQAAWGLTIRDGYGQTETTALAGNSPGQKIKVGSMGRPLPGYRVQVSDADGNPAKEGEVALVLGADRPAGLMQGYQGDDGKLSGAEGALYRSGDVVFADEDGYLTFVGRSDDVFKSSDYRISPFELESVLLEHELVAEAAVVPSPDPIRLAIPKAFVLLTSGAERSPETALSIFRHLHTRLAPFKRIRRLEIVTELPKTISGKIRRVQLRRLERDDDRNDPLRGREFREEDFPELPKTRSET, from the coding sequence ATGACGACATTTCAGGACGCGCGCGCGTTTCTGCTAAAACACCGCACGGATTACGAGACAGCGGTCAAAGACTTCCGCTGGCCCGATCCAGTTCCCTTCAATTGGGCGCTCGACTGGTTCGACGAGCTCGCGAAGGATGCGGACACCAAGGACCGTCCCGCGCTCTGGATCGTCGATGCCGCACAGGACAAGCAAACCAAGCTGTCTTTCGCGGCGCTCTCGCAGCGCTCCAACCAGGTTGCCAACTTCCTGCGCGCGCAGGGTCTGAAGCGCGGCGACCACCTGCTGCTGCTGCTCGGCAATGTGGTGCCGTTGTGGGAGACGATGCTGGCGGCGATGAAGCTCGGCGTCGTCGTGATTCCCGCCACCACGCTGCTCACCGCGGATGAGCTGCGCGATCGACTCGATCGCGGCAAGGCGAAGGCGGTGGTGGCAGCGCAAGACCAGGTCGCGAAATTCGCAAGCCTTGGTGCCGAGAATGTTGTCCGCATCGTCGTCGGTGCGGCCTCCGATGACTGGCTTGCCTATGACGAGGCAGCGGAGGCTTCGGAGAGCTTTACGGCTGAGGGTCCGACCAATGCCGACGACCCGATGCTGCTCTATTTCACCTCGGGCACCACGGCGAAACCAAAGCTGGTGCTGCACAGCCAGCGCAGTTATCCCGTCGGCCATCTCTCGACCATGTACTGGATCGGGCTGAAGCCGGGCGACGTCCACCTCAACATCTCGTCGCCCGGCTGGGCCAAGCACGCCTGGAGCTGCTTCTTCGCGCCGTGGAATGCGGGTGCGACCGTGTTCGTGGTCAACCAGCCGCGCTTCGATGCCAAGGGTCTGCTTGCCACCATCGGCCGCTGCGGCGTCACCACGCTGTGCGCGCCGCCGACGGTGTGGCGGCTGTTCATCCAGGAGAACCTTGCGGCGTTCAAGGTGAGCTTGCGCGAGGTCTGCGGCGCCGGCGAGCCGCTCAATCCGGAAGTGATCGACCAGGTGCAGGCCGCCTGGGGTCTCACCATCCGCGACGGCTACGGCCAGACCGAGACCACCGCGCTGGCCGGCAACTCGCCGGGCCAAAAGATCAAGGTCGGCTCGATGGGCCGGCCGCTGCCGGGCTATCGCGTGCAGGTCAGCGACGCCGACGGCAACCCGGCGAAGGAAGGCGAGGTGGCCCTGGTGCTCGGCGCTGACCGTCCGGCCGGCCTGATGCAGGGCTATCAGGGCGACGACGGCAAGCTCTCGGGCGCGGAAGGCGCGCTCTACCGCAGCGGTGACGTCGTGTTCGCGGACGAGGATGGCTATCTCACCTTCGTTGGCCGTTCCGACGACGTGTTCAAATCCTCCGATTACCGCATCAGCCCGTTCGAGCTCGAGAGCGTGCTGCTCGAGCATGAGCTCGTCGCAGAAGCTGCGGTGGTGCCGAGCCCGGACCCGATCCGGCTCGCGATCCCCAAGGCCTTTGTGCTGCTGACATCAGGTGCGGAGCGCTCGCCCGAGACCGCGCTCTCGATCTTCAGGCATCTGCACACGCGCCTTGCACCGTTCAAGCGCATCCGCCGCCTTGAAATCGTCACCGAGCTGCCGAAGACGATCTCGGGCAAGATCCGCCGCGTGCAGCTCAGACGGCTGGAGCGCGACGACGACCGCAACGATCCCCTGCGCGGTCGCGAATTCCGGGAAGAGGATTTTCCGGAGCTGCCGAAAACACGGAGTGAGACCTAA
- a CDS encoding BaiN/RdsA family NAD(P)/FAD-dependent oxidoreductase, whose protein sequence is MAAEVLAQGGARVTVYDAMPSAGRKFLMAGRGGLNLTHSEPLPQFMTRYREAAPMLQAAIAAFSPDALRAWSAALGEPTFVGSSGRVFPKAFKASPLLRAWLRRLDAAGVRFAFRHRWTGWDDQGRLRFQTADGVQAIAAKATVLALGGASWPRLGSDGGWADILASKGVAISKLRPANSGFTVAWSDVFRDRFEGQPLKGVALTIGAHTVRGEAMITRSGIEGGAIYALSAELREAVLGLGQATLTIALRPDLDAASLTTRLSGTRGKQSLANFLRKAAQLSPVGIGLMQEAAIASGRPLASLSPVQLAKLINAIPVQLTGVSPIERAISTAGGVTFDELDDHFMLRKLPGVFAAGEMLDWEAPTGGYLLQASFATGAAAGRGVLRWLASS, encoded by the coding sequence ATGGCGGCGGAGGTGCTGGCGCAGGGCGGCGCCCGCGTCACTGTCTACGATGCGATGCCGTCCGCGGGCCGCAAATTCCTGATGGCTGGCCGCGGCGGGCTCAATCTCACCCACAGCGAGCCGCTGCCGCAGTTCATGACGCGCTATCGCGAGGCAGCGCCGATGCTGCAAGCGGCGATCGCGGCGTTTTCGCCGGATGCGCTCCGCGCCTGGAGCGCGGCGCTGGGCGAGCCGACTTTCGTCGGCAGCAGCGGGCGCGTGTTTCCAAAGGCGTTCAAGGCCTCGCCCTTGCTGCGCGCCTGGCTGCGACGCCTCGACGCCGCCGGTGTGCGTTTCGCGTTTCGTCATCGCTGGACCGGCTGGGACGACCAAGGACGGCTTCGGTTTCAAACAGCCGACGGCGTGCAGGCCATCGCGGCCAAGGCCACAGTCCTCGCGCTCGGCGGCGCAAGCTGGCCGCGGCTGGGCTCCGACGGCGGCTGGGCCGATATCCTTGCGTCCAAAGGCGTTGCGATCTCGAAGCTGCGGCCGGCCAATTCCGGCTTCACCGTCGCATGGTCCGACGTGTTCCGCGACCGCTTCGAGGGCCAGCCGCTCAAGGGCGTGGCGCTGACGATCGGGGCGCATACAGTCCGCGGCGAAGCCATGATCACGCGCAGCGGCATCGAAGGTGGCGCCATCTACGCGTTGTCGGCCGAGCTGCGCGAGGCGGTGCTGGGTCTCGGGCAGGCGACGCTGACGATCGCATTGCGGCCCGACCTCGACGCTGCCTCGCTGACCACGCGCCTGTCGGGCACGCGCGGCAAGCAATCGCTGGCGAACTTCCTGCGCAAGGCGGCGCAGCTGTCGCCGGTCGGCATCGGCCTGATGCAGGAGGCCGCCATCGCATCCGGCCGGCCGCTGGCGTCGCTCTCGCCGGTGCAGCTTGCGAAGCTGATCAACGCCATTCCGGTTCAGCTCACGGGCGTTTCCCCGATCGAGCGCGCCATCTCGACGGCGGGCGGGGTGACCTTCGACGAGCTCGATGACCACTTCATGCTGCGAAAGCTGCCCGGCGTGTTCGCCGCCGGCGAGATGCTGGACTGGGAGGCGCCGACCGGCGGCTATCTGTTGCAGGCGTCGTTTGCGACGGGGGCGGCGGCCGGAAGGGGCGTGTTGCGATGGCTCGCGTCGTCCTGA
- a CDS encoding LysR family transcriptional regulator: protein MNTHDLVAFVAVVETGSIVAASTRLNLTQPGVTRRIQNLEEMLGAQLLDRLSKPLKPTAAGREAYEQGRRLLRMLDDLKSGVANDGVVRGEFRLGLTPFLSEAGLSAPLDAVRAEFPALSVRVVSGWSPNQVERVSRNELDAAAICLPDGATPPADLVADDLGSQPVVFVVARDMKIPRTVDLERLSQLSWVINQDGCGFRDTLKRRFDAEHLPFTVAVEALDSELRLSLVSRGLGVGLVTPIGLKRSAFRDKLKPVAAREFNPAVRAWLVHRPPAGRLTRPINLFRDGLDRELQALIRA, encoded by the coding sequence ATGAATACCCATGACCTCGTCGCCTTCGTCGCTGTGGTCGAGACCGGATCAATCGTTGCCGCCTCGACGCGCCTCAATCTCACGCAGCCTGGCGTAACCCGGCGCATCCAGAATCTCGAGGAGATGCTGGGCGCGCAGCTGTTGGACCGCCTGTCGAAACCGTTGAAGCCCACGGCCGCAGGTCGTGAGGCCTATGAGCAGGGCCGGCGCCTTCTTCGGATGCTGGACGACCTCAAGTCAGGCGTCGCCAATGACGGCGTTGTGCGCGGCGAGTTCAGGCTCGGCCTCACGCCGTTTCTCTCCGAGGCCGGACTCAGCGCGCCGCTCGACGCGGTGCGTGCCGAATTTCCGGCACTGAGCGTGCGCGTCGTCTCGGGTTGGTCGCCCAACCAAGTCGAGCGGGTCAGCCGCAACGAGCTGGATGCCGCCGCGATCTGCCTGCCTGACGGGGCAACGCCGCCTGCCGATCTCGTCGCCGACGATCTCGGGTCGCAGCCGGTGGTGTTCGTCGTCGCGCGCGACATGAAGATTCCGCGCACCGTCGACCTGGAGCGCCTGTCGCAGCTCTCGTGGGTGATCAACCAGGACGGTTGCGGATTTCGCGACACACTCAAGCGCCGCTTCGATGCAGAGCATTTACCGTTCACCGTCGCTGTGGAGGCGCTGGACAGCGAGCTTCGGCTGTCGCTGGTGTCACGCGGCCTGGGCGTCGGCCTGGTCACGCCGATCGGGCTGAAGCGCAGCGCATTTCGCGACAAGCTCAAGCCGGTCGCTGCGCGGGAGTTCAATCCCGCCGTGCGCGCATGGCTGGTGCATCGCCCGCCGGCCGGGCGACTGACTCGCCCGATCAACCTGTTCCGCGACGGACTGGATCGGGAGCTGCAAGCTCTAATTCGCGCCTAG
- a CDS encoding YaiI/YqxD family protein: MTDTPTRIYVDADACPVKDEIYRVALRHGVPVSVVAGNFIRVPQDPFIERIAAGAGMDAADDWIAERAKPGDVVVTSDIPLASRCVKAGADVIAPNGKPFTEESIGMTLAVRNLMTDLRSAGEVTGGPRSFAPRDRSAFLSALDQTLRRIQRRRADQAATSQNLNQG; this comes from the coding sequence ATGACTGATACCCCCACCCGCATCTATGTCGACGCCGACGCCTGTCCGGTGAAGGACGAGATCTACCGTGTCGCGCTCCGGCACGGAGTGCCCGTGAGCGTGGTTGCCGGCAATTTTATTCGCGTTCCCCAGGATCCGTTCATTGAGCGGATTGCAGCGGGCGCCGGCATGGATGCCGCCGACGACTGGATCGCGGAGCGGGCCAAGCCGGGCGACGTCGTCGTGACATCGGACATTCCGCTGGCGAGCCGTTGCGTGAAAGCGGGCGCCGACGTGATCGCACCGAACGGCAAGCCGTTCACGGAAGAGTCGATCGGGATGACGCTGGCGGTGCGCAATCTGATGACGGATCTGCGCTCGGCCGGCGAGGTCACCGGCGGCCCACGTTCGTTCGCGCCACGCGACCGCTCCGCGTTCCTCTCCGCGCTCGACCAGACGCTGCGCCGGATCCAGCGCCGCCGTGCCGACCAGGCCGCGACGAGCCAGAATTTGAATCAAGGCTAG
- a CDS encoding MFS transporter has translation MPLVDLIENRRLILRTLGCAIFAALATALAPTPSLLLLATFVLGASCAAIQMMVPLVASMVAPERRGQAIGEVMSGLMIGILLSRPAASLIADLWSWRAYYLASAILITFLAGALGRYLPTLRPAARVGYGELLRSFPKLLREEPVLRVRAWTASLVMASFTAFWSAVALRLPEAPFGLDSKGIAAFALIGVAGAAATPLAGRWGDKGWARPLFLVAHLLIIGSLALCAVAGAMESRMAALLVLSLGTILLDVGITADQTLGRRAINLLHPEARGRINGLFVALFFIGGGVGSAAASLAWSFGGWTAVCVVAASFGVLGLLTDLLTRTGTS, from the coding sequence GTGCCGCTGGTCGATCTCATCGAGAACCGGCGCCTGATCCTGCGCACGCTCGGCTGCGCGATCTTCGCGGCGCTGGCAACGGCGCTAGCGCCGACGCCGTCACTGCTATTGCTCGCCACGTTCGTTCTCGGCGCCTCCTGCGCCGCGATCCAGATGATGGTTCCGCTCGTGGCTTCGATGGTGGCGCCCGAGCGTCGCGGCCAGGCCATCGGTGAAGTCATGAGCGGATTGATGATCGGCATCCTGCTGTCGCGGCCAGCAGCGAGCCTGATCGCAGATCTCTGGAGCTGGCGTGCCTATTATCTCGCCTCAGCCATCCTGATCACGTTCCTCGCGGGTGCGCTCGGCCGTTATCTGCCGACGCTGCGACCGGCAGCCCGCGTCGGCTACGGCGAATTGCTCCGCTCGTTCCCAAAGCTGTTGCGGGAAGAACCTGTGCTGCGCGTGCGGGCCTGGACCGCATCGCTGGTCATGGCCTCCTTCACCGCCTTCTGGTCGGCGGTCGCGCTGCGCCTGCCGGAGGCGCCATTCGGCCTCGACTCCAAGGGCATCGCGGCCTTCGCGCTGATCGGCGTCGCAGGCGCCGCGGCGACACCGCTCGCTGGCCGCTGGGGCGATAAGGGCTGGGCGCGCCCGCTGTTTCTTGTGGCGCATCTGCTCATCATCGGCTCGCTCGCGCTCTGCGCCGTGGCCGGTGCGATGGAGTCCCGCATGGCGGCACTGCTGGTATTGAGCCTCGGCACGATCCTGCTCGACGTCGGCATCACCGCCGACCAGACGCTCGGCCGCCGCGCCATCAATCTGCTGCACCCCGAGGCGCGCGGCCGCATCAACGGCCTGTTCGTTGCGCTGTTCTTCATCGGCGGCGGCGTCGGCTCCGCAGCGGCCTCGCTGGCCTGGAGTTTTGGCGGCTGGACCGCTGTCTGCGTGGTCGCGGCGAGCTTTGGTGTGCTAGGTCTTCTCACCGATCTTCTGACCAGGACCGGCACGTCGTGA
- a CDS encoding SDR family NAD(P)-dependent oxidoreductase: MAIRFDGRVAIVTGAGNGLGRAHALGLASRGAKVVVNDFGGARDGSGGSLSPAEAVVEEIRKAGGTAMADGADVSNFEQVTAMVERATKEWGSVDLMCANAGILRDKSFGKMEAADFQKVLDVHLVGTFYCCKAAWAGMRDRNYGRIVLTTSSSGLYGNFGQANYGAAKSGMVGLMNVLAEEGRKTDIRVNIISPTAATRMTEELLPPQALQLMKPNAITPAVEYMLSEDAPTRTIMGAGAGSFAVIKIVESEGINLPESEWTPDAVAAHFAEISDMSKAKALQGAFEQTQKYVAQAAARAGIKL, from the coding sequence ATGGCAATCAGGTTCGACGGACGTGTGGCCATCGTCACCGGCGCGGGTAATGGCCTCGGACGCGCCCATGCGCTGGGGCTGGCCAGCCGCGGCGCAAAAGTCGTCGTCAACGATTTCGGCGGCGCGCGTGACGGCAGCGGCGGCTCGCTGTCGCCGGCCGAAGCCGTCGTCGAGGAGATCCGCAAAGCAGGCGGCACCGCGATGGCCGACGGCGCCGACGTCTCCAATTTCGAGCAGGTCACCGCGATGGTCGAGCGCGCCACCAAGGAGTGGGGCAGCGTTGATCTGATGTGCGCCAATGCAGGCATCCTGCGCGACAAGTCGTTCGGCAAGATGGAGGCCGCCGATTTCCAGAAGGTGCTCGACGTGCATCTCGTCGGCACCTTCTATTGCTGCAAGGCGGCCTGGGCCGGCATGCGCGACCGCAATTACGGCCGCATCGTGCTGACGACCTCGTCCTCCGGCCTCTACGGCAATTTCGGCCAGGCCAATTACGGCGCGGCCAAGTCCGGCATGGTCGGCCTGATGAACGTGCTGGCCGAGGAAGGCCGCAAGACCGACATCCGCGTCAACATCATCTCGCCGACCGCGGCGACCCGCATGACGGAAGAGCTGCTGCCGCCGCAGGCGCTGCAACTGATGAAGCCGAACGCGATCACGCCCGCTGTCGAGTACATGCTGAGCGAGGACGCACCGACCCGCACCATCATGGGCGCCGGTGCCGGCTCCTTCGCCGTGATCAAGATTGTGGAGAGCGAAGGCATCAACCTGCCGGAATCCGAATGGACGCCGGATGCGGTCGCCGCGCATTTCGCCGAGATCAGCGACATGTCGAAGGCGAAGGCGCTGCAGGGCGCGTTCGAGCAGACGCAGAAATACGTGGCGCAGGCCGCGGCACGGGCGGGGATCAAGCTCTGA
- a CDS encoding D-TA family PLP-dependent enzyme → MTTPLAAKIAREYGTPCAVIDMDRVERNIARIQKACDDAGVASRPHIKTHKNPTIAKLQVAAGAKGITCQKLGEAEIMANAGIDNILISYNLLGEEKMARLGALQAKANMTVAADNSTVVAGLPKAAAASGRPLSVVVECDTGRKRAGVETPAEAIALAREIAGSKGLEFAGFMLYPTETGWADAQKFYDEALAGVRAHGLDAKIVSTGGTPNLKNLGKLKGGTEHRFGTYIYNDRMQVAAGSATWDDCALHIYSTVVSRAAPERGILDAGSKTLTTDTGGLDGHGLILEHPEAKIARFAEEHGFLDLSRSNTRPNVGDVVRIVPNHVCVVVNMMDEVVMVRGEEIIGTLPVAARGKLR, encoded by the coding sequence ATGACCACTCCCCTCGCCGCCAAAATCGCCCGTGAATATGGCACGCCCTGCGCCGTCATCGACATGGACCGGGTCGAGCGCAACATCGCACGGATCCAGAAGGCCTGCGACGATGCGGGTGTCGCCAGCCGGCCGCACATCAAGACGCACAAGAACCCGACGATCGCCAAGCTGCAGGTTGCGGCCGGCGCGAAGGGCATCACCTGCCAGAAGCTCGGCGAGGCCGAGATCATGGCCAATGCCGGCATCGACAACATCCTGATCAGCTACAATCTGCTCGGCGAAGAGAAGATGGCGCGCCTCGGCGCGCTGCAGGCGAAGGCGAACATGACAGTCGCTGCCGACAACTCGACGGTCGTCGCCGGCCTGCCCAAGGCAGCAGCGGCTTCGGGTCGTCCGCTCTCGGTCGTGGTCGAATGCGACACGGGGCGCAAGCGCGCGGGCGTCGAGACCCCGGCTGAGGCGATTGCGCTGGCCCGCGAGATCGCCGGGTCCAAGGGGCTCGAATTCGCCGGCTTCATGCTGTACCCGACCGAGACCGGCTGGGCCGACGCGCAGAAATTCTACGACGAGGCGCTGGCCGGCGTGCGCGCGCACGGATTGGACGCCAAGATCGTCTCGACCGGCGGCACGCCGAACCTGAAGAATCTCGGCAAGCTCAAGGGCGGCACCGAGCATCGCTTCGGCACCTACATCTACAATGACCGCATGCAGGTCGCCGCGGGCTCCGCGACCTGGGACGACTGCGCCCTGCACATCTATTCGACGGTCGTGAGCCGCGCCGCGCCCGAGCGCGGCATTCTGGACGCCGGCTCGAAGACGCTGACGACGGACACCGGCGGGCTCGACGGCCACGGCCTGATCCTGGAGCACCCCGAGGCCAAAATTGCGCGCTTCGCGGAAGAACACGGCTTCCTCGACCTCTCACGCAGCAACACGCGTCCCAATGTCGGCGACGTCGTGCGGATCGTGCCGAACCACGTCTGCGTCGTCGTCAACATGATGGACGAGGTGGTGATGGTGCGCGGCGAGGAGATCATCGGCACGCTGCCGGTGGCGGCGCGCGGGAAGCTGCGCTAG